One window of Verrucomicrobiota bacterium genomic DNA carries:
- a CDS encoding cobalamin biosynthesis protein P47K: MIGGFLGAGKTTSVARLADRLTKQGQRVGLITNDQGSELVDTAMLRSKGFATEEIPGGCFCCRFNSLVDAANKLTADSRPDVFIAEPVGSCTDLVATVTYPLRRIYGNRFSIAPLSVLVDPVRALRVFGLEEGGRFSDKVLYIYRKQLEEADLIVINKCELLDEPHSATLREALTQEFPKAQLLEASARTGAGLEAWFDRIAATDQQARSTMEVNYEDYAEGEALLGWLNCTIRLTSKKAFDGNVVLKQLAGNLQSRLNAERAEVAHLKMTFSPDESLGDLAVINLVRNDFVPELGQELAEPVESGLLIINLRAEASPEALRSAVESALGQIAEQSQQLLAKLEHLEHFRPGKPTPTHRIVAPV; encoded by the coding sequence ATGATTGGCGGCTTTCTTGGTGCGGGAAAGACGACCTCGGTCGCGAGACTTGCTGACCGTCTCACGAAGCAAGGTCAACGCGTCGGCCTCATCACAAACGACCAGGGCAGCGAACTGGTGGATACCGCCATGCTGCGCTCAAAGGGTTTCGCGACTGAAGAAATTCCCGGCGGTTGCTTTTGTTGTCGGTTCAACTCACTCGTGGACGCGGCGAACAAATTAACCGCCGACTCTCGCCCCGATGTCTTCATCGCTGAGCCGGTCGGCAGTTGCACCGACCTCGTGGCGACGGTGACTTATCCGCTGCGTCGGATTTACGGCAACCGTTTTTCCATCGCGCCGTTGAGCGTGCTCGTTGACCCGGTTCGCGCGCTGCGGGTATTTGGTTTGGAAGAGGGCGGCAGGTTCTCCGACAAGGTGCTTTACATCTACCGCAAGCAACTCGAAGAAGCCGACCTCATCGTCATCAACAAGTGCGAGCTGCTTGATGAACCACACAGTGCGACGCTGCGGGAAGCATTGACTCAGGAATTTCCGAAGGCCCAATTGCTCGAAGCCTCTGCTCGTACCGGAGCGGGGCTGGAAGCGTGGTTCGACCGCATCGCGGCCACCGACCAGCAGGCGCGCTCGACGATGGAAGTGAATTACGAAGATTACGCTGAGGGAGAAGCGCTATTGGGTTGGCTTAATTGCACAATACGCCTGACGTCGAAGAAGGCGTTCGATGGCAACGTTGTTTTGAAGCAGCTTGCCGGCAATCTGCAATCGCGGCTGAACGCCGAACGCGCCGAGGTCGCGCACTTGAAAATGACGTTCAGCCCCGACGAAAGTCTGGGCGATCTCGCCGTCATCAATCTCGTGCGGAATGATTTCGTGCCGGAACTGGGACAAGAACTCGCGGAGCCGGTGGAGAGCGGCCTGCTCATCATCAACCTCCGGGCAGAAGCGTCACCGGAGGCACTGCGCAGCGCCGTCGAATCCGCCCTCGGGCAAATCGCAGAGCAAAGCCAGCAACTCCTTGCAAAGCTGGAGCACCTGGAACATTTCCGCCCCGGCAAGCCGACGCCGACGCACCGCATCGTCGCACCGGTTTGA
- a CDS encoding glycine cleavage system protein H → MEADKPKTLHYKRSRFVTQLPLDFSYSSSHAWLARAADGKWRIGITKFATRMLGEMVDHGFEIPPGAPVQCGQIIGWVEGFKAISDIFCVVDGEFCGVNPTLKQKITLVNKDPYGAGWLYEARGQPDSKCLDVHAYTALLDKTIDKILEKQKAEEIK, encoded by the coding sequence ATGGAAGCCGACAAGCCAAAAACCCTTCACTACAAACGCTCGCGCTTCGTCACGCAACTGCCGTTGGACTTTTCTTACAGCTCGTCGCACGCCTGGCTGGCGCGCGCAGCCGATGGCAAATGGCGGATCGGCATCACCAAATTCGCCACCCGTATGCTCGGCGAAATGGTGGATCACGGATTCGAAATTCCGCCGGGCGCGCCGGTCCAATGCGGTCAAATCATTGGCTGGGTCGAAGGCTTCAAGGCCATCTCCGATATTTTTTGCGTCGTCGATGGAGAATTCTGCGGTGTCAATCCCACCCTAAAACAGAAAATCACGCTCGTGAATAAGGATCCTTACGGCGCGGGTTGGCTGTATGAAGCGCGCGGCCAACCGGATTCAAAGTGCCTGGATGTCCACGCCTACACAGCCTTGCTCGACAAAACCATCGACAAAATTCTGGAAAAGCAGAAGGCTGAAGAAATCAAATGA
- a CDS encoding cysteine desulfurase, whose amino-acid sequence MIIYFDHNATTPMLPEARQVWLEATEKFIGNPSSPHRIGARADTAMNEARQKLAEFLGCDALDIVWTSGATESNNMVLHHFARTLGAKDEVWISAIEHPCVMESTQHYFPKRHRLIPVTREGVVDMNWLTEEMAHARPGLVAIMAANNETGVLQPWREALAICRQYEVPFFCDAAQWIGKLPAGGLGECDYVSGAAHKFGGPRGAGFLKCPAKGRVEPLLRGGPQEDGRRAGTENVAGVLSMLAALETRAAALTKGEHKSRAKLRDAFGERLLKSLPGAEVVGLGSPRLWNTVSALMPEADRQQRWVVKLDKLGFAVSTGSACSSGKEAPSHVLAAMGCSPAEAGRVLRFSSGWETTEEEWRALATGLTKACEGIRQR is encoded by the coding sequence GTGATTATTTATTTCGACCACAACGCCACGACACCGATGCTGCCGGAAGCGCGACAGGTCTGGCTGGAGGCAACCGAGAAATTTATCGGGAATCCGTCCAGCCCGCACCGTATCGGCGCACGGGCGGACACGGCCATGAACGAGGCGCGGCAAAAGCTCGCGGAATTCCTCGGCTGCGACGCGCTCGACATCGTCTGGACTTCCGGCGCGACCGAGTCCAACAACATGGTGCTGCATCATTTTGCGCGGACGCTGGGCGCGAAAGACGAAGTGTGGATTTCCGCCATCGAACATCCGTGTGTGATGGAGTCCACGCAGCATTACTTCCCGAAGCGGCATCGGCTGATTCCCGTCACACGGGAGGGCGTGGTGGACATGAACTGGTTGACAGAAGAGATGGCGCACGCACGTCCGGGCTTGGTGGCGATCATGGCGGCAAACAACGAAACCGGGGTGCTGCAACCGTGGCGCGAGGCGCTGGCGATCTGCCGGCAATACGAAGTGCCGTTCTTCTGCGACGCCGCGCAATGGATTGGGAAGTTGCCGGCTGGCGGACTCGGCGAGTGCGACTACGTCAGCGGCGCGGCGCATAAGTTTGGGGGACCGAGAGGAGCCGGCTTTTTGAAGTGCCCGGCGAAGGGTCGTGTCGAACCATTGCTGCGCGGGGGGCCGCAGGAGGATGGCCGTCGAGCCGGGACGGAGAACGTGGCGGGCGTTCTCTCGATGCTCGCAGCGCTGGAGACGCGGGCAGCCGCTCTCACGAAAGGCGAACACAAAAGCAGAGCGAAGCTCCGCGATGCTTTCGGGGAACGATTGTTGAAATCGTTGCCGGGCGCGGAAGTGGTTGGGCTTGGATCGCCGCGGCTCTGGAATACCGTTTCAGCGTTGATGCCTGAGGCTGATCGCCAGCAACGATGGGTCGTGAAGCTCGACAAGCTGGGATTCGCAGTGTCCACCGGCTCAGCGTGTTCGAGTGGCAAGGAAGCGCCGTCGCATGTGCTGGCGGCTATGGGCTGTTCGCCGGCGGAAGCGGGGCGGGTTCTGCGTTTCAGCAGCGGTTGGGAAACGACAGAAGAGGAATGGCGGGCATTGGCCACAGGTCTGACAAAAGCTTGCGAGGGAATTCGTCAGCGGTGA
- a CDS encoding response regulator transcription factor: protein MAITVSIVEDNDQLRGTLARVIKRAEGFECLSQYANAEAALEALPTERPNVVLMDINLPGMNGVECVRRLKQISPEILVVMLTVYEDTENIFNALAAGASGYLLKRTKSAELLEAIQEVIRGGSPMTTHIARKVVQSFQQSSASAQSTENLSPREQEVLDCLAKGFLYKEIAEKLGISYETVHTYIRRIYEKLQVRTRTEAVAKFLRR, encoded by the coding sequence ATGGCGATCACCGTTTCCATCGTTGAAGACAATGACCAGTTGCGAGGCACGCTCGCCCGTGTGATCAAGCGCGCCGAGGGGTTCGAATGCTTGAGTCAATACGCCAATGCCGAGGCGGCTCTGGAAGCCTTGCCGACGGAGCGTCCGAACGTTGTGTTGATGGACATCAACCTTCCGGGCATGAACGGGGTGGAATGTGTCCGACGGTTGAAACAAATCAGCCCGGAGATCCTGGTGGTGATGCTCACGGTTTACGAAGATACGGAGAACATTTTTAACGCGCTGGCGGCAGGCGCGTCCGGTTACCTGCTCAAGCGCACCAAAAGCGCCGAGTTGTTGGAAGCCATCCAGGAAGTGATTCGGGGCGGTTCGCCTATGACGACCCATATTGCCCGCAAAGTCGTCCAGTCTTTTCAGCAGTCCAGCGCTTCCGCTCAATCCACCGAGAACCTGTCACCGCGCGAACAGGAAGTGCTCGACTGCCTCGCCAAAGGGTTTCTTTACAAGGAAATCGCCGAGAAGCTGGGCATCAGCTACGAAACGGTGCACACCTACATTCGACGCATCTACGAAAAGCTCCAGGTTCGCACCCGGACTGAAGCGGTCGCCAAGTTCCTGCGGCGTTAA
- a CDS encoding ATP-binding protein, with the protein MSDELPEKSNLPNQKWILAAALLWFGAFAAPGPAAAAPPYTIDIWDSGKGLPQNSVIAMTQTRDGYLWLGTVDGLVRFDGVRFTGLDQSDASMLNNGAIVSLFEDSHGNLWVGTDTSGIALIKDGHVNFPNLGPGNEAGHLTGVCEDSTGAIWLFTAAGQLYRYRNGAIENEKTFAQRFSRCRQVIQEHSGLVWVGVDWGMFGLDPATTAMQPQFLPFNKLDYLMASRQGGYWRLADGHIQKCHTNHVDRDWSGYPWNNVTVSSACEDRQGNLVVGTVGAGVFWFDTEGKATALSTNEGLSNSYILSLCVDREGSLWVGTDGGGLNRVKRKIFDTVEETRSSVVQSVWEDDGGLWIASNTGVSRRRDGAVQQFAMTANQIVALNIPVRAVFVDRARQVWTGISSLFSGLFRLQEGVFQQVAGPPEVQQGVLAIHQDHRGDLWLGTPGGLVRWNGREWNVFNITNGLSANVVRAIADDSEGNLWIGTVGGGVNRLRDGQFTAYRQSTNGPPSDSISSLCVDRDGVLWVGTTREGLARFHDNKWTRYSKREGLASNSLAYLLDDAEGNLWIGSYTGLMRVPRTQLNQFAEGLTNTINSRLYDVADGLPTTECTFGSQPAACRGRDGRLWFPTIKGLVSIDPRRLQPNTNPPPVVIESVLVDGEEKNTNHLVSGWLQELTVPARNESLDIYYTSLNLAAADAARLKFRLRLEGHETTWTDAGKDRVARYPKLPPGRYLFQVIACNEDGLWNQEGSSLAVIVLPPFWRTWWFLGATAAFLLGAVITMVHYLSTQKLHRQLEHLRQQEALEKERARIARDIHDQVGASLTQVSLLGELVESDKDSPEEVEAHARQISQTARDTTRALDEIVWTVNPSNDSLDGLITYACKYAQEYLAVAGLSYRLDVPTQLPAALISPEVRHNVFLAFKEAITNVVRHAHASSVLLGLRLEADRFTLEIEDNGRGIAGMNEKAAQLRNGLRNMRKRMEDIGGKFAISPAPAGGTVVRLTAPIKDH; encoded by the coding sequence ATGAGCGACGAACTGCCGGAAAAATCGAACCTGCCGAATCAGAAGTGGATTCTCGCAGCCGCGCTGCTTTGGTTCGGCGCTTTCGCCGCTCCCGGCCCGGCGGCCGCTGCGCCGCCCTACACCATCGATATCTGGGATAGCGGGAAGGGCTTGCCGCAGAATTCCGTCATCGCGATGACCCAGACCCGGGACGGGTATTTGTGGCTGGGAACGGTGGATGGGTTGGTGCGCTTCGATGGAGTGCGCTTCACCGGTCTGGATCAGAGCGATGCGTCCATGCTCAACAACGGTGCCATCGTCAGTCTCTTTGAGGACAGTCACGGCAACCTTTGGGTCGGGACCGATACTTCCGGCATCGCGTTGATCAAGGATGGACACGTCAACTTTCCAAATCTCGGACCAGGAAATGAGGCCGGACACCTCACGGGAGTGTGTGAAGATTCCACTGGCGCCATCTGGCTGTTTACAGCGGCGGGCCAATTATATCGCTACCGGAACGGCGCCATTGAAAACGAAAAAACCTTCGCGCAACGATTCAGCCGCTGTCGTCAGGTCATTCAAGAACATTCAGGGCTTGTGTGGGTGGGAGTGGACTGGGGAATGTTCGGCTTGGACCCGGCCACGACCGCGATGCAACCTCAATTTCTGCCCTTCAACAAACTGGATTACCTGATGGCCAGCCGCCAGGGCGGTTATTGGCGACTGGCGGATGGACACATCCAGAAATGTCACACCAATCATGTTGACCGCGACTGGTCGGGGTATCCGTGGAACAACGTAACGGTCTCCAGTGCCTGTGAGGATCGGCAGGGAAATCTCGTCGTCGGCACGGTCGGCGCCGGGGTGTTTTGGTTTGACACGGAAGGCAAGGCCACGGCGCTATCGACGAATGAGGGTTTGTCGAACAGTTACATTCTTTCCCTTTGCGTGGATCGGGAAGGAAGTCTTTGGGTGGGCACGGATGGTGGCGGGTTGAACCGAGTCAAACGGAAGATCTTCGACACGGTGGAGGAAACCCGCTCCTCGGTGGTGCAATCAGTTTGGGAAGACGACGGCGGTCTCTGGATCGCATCGAACACTGGCGTGAGCCGGCGGAGGGATGGAGCGGTGCAACAATTCGCGATGACCGCGAATCAAATTGTCGCGTTGAATATCCCCGTGCGCGCGGTCTTTGTGGACCGGGCACGACAGGTTTGGACGGGTATTTCCAGTCTCTTCAGCGGACTCTTTCGGCTACAAGAGGGTGTATTCCAGCAAGTGGCTGGACCTCCCGAAGTTCAACAAGGGGTACTGGCTATTCATCAGGACCACCGAGGGGATTTGTGGCTGGGCACGCCGGGCGGTCTGGTGCGCTGGAATGGGCGCGAGTGGAACGTGTTCAACATCACCAACGGGTTGTCGGCGAACGTCGTGCGGGCAATCGCCGATGATTCCGAAGGAAACCTTTGGATCGGCACCGTGGGGGGAGGCGTGAACCGGTTGCGCGACGGCCAGTTTACGGCTTACCGCCAGTCAACCAATGGTCCGCCCAGCGACAGTATTTCCTCGTTGTGTGTGGATCGCGACGGCGTTTTGTGGGTCGGGACCACACGCGAAGGTCTGGCCCGGTTCCACGACAACAAGTGGACGCGCTATTCCAAACGTGAAGGGCTGGCCAGCAACAGCCTCGCCTATCTGCTGGATGATGCCGAAGGAAACTTGTGGATCGGATCTTACACCGGTCTCATGCGAGTTCCCCGGACACAGTTGAATCAGTTTGCTGAAGGTTTGACGAACACCATCAATTCCCGTTTGTACGATGTTGCGGATGGACTGCCCACCACCGAGTGCACTTTCGGCTCGCAACCGGCGGCGTGCCGCGGGCGCGACGGAAGACTTTGGTTTCCGACCATCAAGGGCTTGGTGTCCATCGATCCGCGTCGCCTGCAGCCCAACACCAACCCGCCGCCGGTGGTGATCGAGTCGGTACTGGTGGACGGTGAGGAGAAGAACACAAACCACCTCGTCTCCGGTTGGTTGCAAGAGCTGACGGTGCCGGCGAGAAACGAGAGCTTGGACATTTATTATACCAGTCTCAACCTCGCCGCGGCTGATGCGGCCCGATTAAAATTCCGACTTCGGCTGGAAGGACATGAGACGACATGGACTGACGCCGGCAAAGATCGCGTCGCACGCTATCCCAAACTGCCGCCCGGTCGTTACCTTTTCCAGGTGATTGCCTGCAACGAAGACGGCCTCTGGAATCAAGAAGGAAGCAGCCTGGCGGTGATCGTCTTGCCACCGTTCTGGCGCACATGGTGGTTTCTTGGTGCCACAGCGGCGTTCCTGCTCGGAGCAGTCATTACCATGGTCCACTATCTCTCAACCCAGAAACTGCACCGTCAACTGGAGCACTTGCGGCAACAGGAGGCACTGGAAAAAGAACGCGCCCGGATTGCGCGGGACATCCACGATCAAGTCGGCGCCAGCCTCACCCAGGTGTCGCTGCTGGGCGAGTTGGTGGAGAGTGATAAAGATTCTCCGGAAGAAGTTGAAGCCCATGCCCGGCAAATTTCGCAGACGGCGCGGGACACGACGCGCGCGCTTGATGAGATCGTCTGGACGGTCAACCCCTCGAACGACAGTTTGGATGGGTTGATCACTTATGCCTGCAAATACGCCCAGGAATATCTTGCCGTGGCTGGATTGAGTTATCGGCTGGACGTGCCGACGCAACTGCCCGCGGCGCTGATTTCCCCTGAAGTGCGGCACAATGTCTTCCTCGCCTTCAAGGAAGCCATCACCAACGTCGTCCGTCATGCGCACGCCTCATCCGTCCTGTTAGGGTTGCGGTTGGAGGCCGACCGTTTCACGCTGGAGATCGAAGATAACGGTCGAGGCATCGCGGGCATGAATGAAAAGGCGGCTCAACTAAGAAACGGATTGCGCAACATGCGCAAACGGATGGAGGATATCGGCGGCAAGTTTGCGATCAGCCCCGCACCGGCGGGCGGTACTGTGGTGCGACTGACGGCGCCAATCAAGGACCACTGA
- a CDS encoding Gfo/Idh/MocA family oxidoreductase: MNESTNNLTTRREFIKNTGKLAAASALAGMAIPHVHAAENNTIQIALIGCGGRGSGAARNALSVKNGPIKLVAMADVFEHRLKASYEGISKEYSDHMDVPADRKFIGFDAYKKAMDCLKAGDVAIFTTPLAFRWVHFTYAIEKNLNVFMEKPLTADGPTSRRMIKLAEEATAKNLKVGVGLMSRHTVGLQEVHKRIQDGEIGDIILMRGYRMHGPVGFFNSLPKPPGISELLYQIQRFHSFLWASGGNYSDFYIHHIDHCCWMKNGWPVKVQSLGGRHYRQSPEGITYVDQNFDTYSAEYTFADGSKFIMDGRCMNGCNDIYSSYAHGTKGIAVLADHADMGQPSRTYKGQDMDRSKLVWTSKDRSDPYQNEWNVLIDAIRNNKPHNEVTRGVEASVTTSMGRMAAHTGQEITFDKMLNHEHEYAPDVDKFTMDSPAPLPAGSDGKYPVPMPGITKKREY; the protein is encoded by the coding sequence ATGAACGAATCTACGAATAATCTCACTACGCGCCGCGAATTCATCAAGAACACTGGCAAGCTTGCCGCCGCTTCAGCCTTGGCAGGTATGGCCATTCCGCATGTCCATGCTGCGGAAAACAACACCATCCAGATCGCCCTCATCGGCTGTGGCGGTCGCGGCAGCGGCGCCGCCCGGAATGCGCTCTCCGTAAAGAACGGCCCCATTAAACTGGTCGCCATGGCCGACGTTTTCGAACACCGCCTCAAGGCCAGTTACGAAGGAATTTCCAAGGAGTACTCGGATCACATGGATGTGCCGGCAGACCGCAAATTTATCGGCTTCGATGCTTACAAGAAGGCGATGGATTGTTTGAAGGCGGGCGATGTGGCGATCTTTACGACCCCGCTGGCCTTCCGCTGGGTGCATTTTACCTATGCCATTGAGAAGAACCTCAACGTCTTCATGGAAAAGCCGCTGACGGCGGATGGTCCGACTTCCCGCCGCATGATCAAGCTCGCAGAAGAAGCGACAGCGAAGAACCTCAAAGTCGGAGTGGGCCTGATGTCACGTCACACCGTTGGTTTGCAGGAAGTGCATAAGCGCATTCAGGACGGCGAGATCGGCGACATCATTCTCATGCGCGGCTATCGGATGCACGGCCCCGTCGGATTTTTCAATTCGCTGCCGAAGCCGCCGGGCATCAGCGAACTGCTCTACCAGATCCAGCGCTTCCACAGTTTCCTGTGGGCGAGCGGCGGAAACTACAGTGACTTTTACATCCACCACATTGACCATTGCTGTTGGATGAAGAACGGCTGGCCGGTCAAGGTGCAGTCGCTTGGCGGCCGCCATTATCGGCAAAGTCCCGAGGGAATCACTTACGTGGATCAGAATTTCGACACCTATTCAGCGGAATACACATTCGCCGATGGCAGCAAGTTCATCATGGACGGACGCTGCATGAACGGTTGCAACGATATTTACTCAAGCTACGCGCACGGCACCAAAGGCATCGCGGTATTGGCCGATCACGCCGACATGGGCCAGCCTTCCCGGACTTACAAGGGCCAGGACATGGATCGCTCCAAACTCGTCTGGACCTCCAAAGACCGGTCGGATCCCTATCAGAATGAATGGAACGTCTTGATTGACGCCATCCGCAACAACAAACCCCACAACGAAGTGACGCGCGGCGTCGAAGCCAGCGTTACGACTTCGATGGGCCGCATGGCTGCCCATACCGGACAGGAGATCACCTTCGACAAAATGTTGAATCACGAGCACGAATACGCGCCCGATGTGGACAAGTTCACGATGGATTCGCCCGCGCCATTGCCAGCAGGCTCCGACGGCAAGTATCCGGTCCCGATGCCGGGAATCACCAAGAAGCGCGAGTATTGA
- a CDS encoding CehA/McbA family metallohydrolase has product MTPIKHDGFWIRRVAWVLCLVWPILFLAAEVPKVAEVDDQPVAANAERLLQALEFLEYPLPEATRDGITAAARKRDANALQELLDPQVLFVVSINPELRVKVARGPAAAALHQSGFTPVLVKVLNDAKVSQRLDIESPQAGAVYAGAAEGILQRQQQTELKRNENTRNDPGRFLEVEMFASPPMTERLSGLRLEYAIALIYSSEAGQREATIGFNVGQGTQDLGFRGETPVLFEVTPAIPAKLVIRDVDSKPTIARLTFRDARGRVYPPQAKRLAPDLFFEPQIYRGDGETVLLPPGKFTLSYTRGPEYLEKEKDIVVPSQPPARIEVQLERWIDPMQHGLVSGDHHIHGAGCSHYQIPTEGVTPEDMFRQVKGEALNVGCVLTWGPCFDYQRRFFSPVAATISEPLTVLKYDLEISGFGSAALGHVCLLDLKNQTYPGSDGTKTKGWPTWTVPVLRWTKEQGGVTGYPHSDLFVDPPAYAKRYMARHDKNADGLLDRKEAERGLLPGAFDKIDSDEDGRVSATELNQWAEREANQLPNLVLPAMGGSGAMEIFVSTAAGVCDFISAMNTGRVGEWNTWYHLMNCGFPLKVSGETDFPCMSSRRVGQGRVYVKLADGPIRKVDFHQWCSALGKGRSYVSDGYAHALEFTVNGASPGFKNVELAKPAKVSVRAKVAFAPETPKAVAHGTLESAEGRRFLGDTRVLHAPRSDERIRGGERLVEVVRNGRTVASAVVPADGAVHELSFEVEVERSSWVALRQFPQLHTNPVDVLIDNKPIRASRESAWWCAESVELLWENRSRHIAQGERSAARAAYDQAIELFQKRAREATEQTAQSNRRSVIGN; this is encoded by the coding sequence ATGACCCCGATCAAACACGACGGCTTCTGGATTCGTCGAGTCGCATGGGTGCTCTGCTTGGTTTGGCCGATTCTGTTCCTCGCGGCTGAAGTTCCAAAAGTGGCCGAGGTGGATGACCAGCCGGTTGCCGCCAATGCGGAACGACTGCTACAGGCGCTGGAATTTCTGGAATACCCGTTGCCGGAGGCAACGCGGGACGGTATCACCGCAGCGGCGCGCAAACGGGATGCCAACGCCCTGCAGGAGTTGCTCGATCCGCAGGTGCTGTTCGTCGTGAGTATCAATCCTGAGCTGCGCGTGAAGGTGGCGCGCGGACCGGCGGCGGCAGCGCTGCATCAGAGCGGATTCACACCGGTGCTGGTCAAGGTTTTGAATGACGCGAAGGTGTCGCAACGCTTGGACATCGAAAGTCCGCAGGCGGGCGCGGTCTATGCGGGAGCGGCGGAAGGCATCCTCCAGCGCCAGCAACAAACGGAGTTGAAACGGAACGAAAACACGCGCAACGACCCCGGCCGGTTTCTTGAAGTCGAAATGTTTGCCTCACCGCCAATGACAGAACGCTTGAGTGGGTTGCGATTGGAATATGCCATCGCCTTGATTTACTCCAGCGAAGCCGGCCAGCGCGAGGCCACCATCGGGTTCAACGTCGGCCAGGGGACGCAAGACCTTGGATTTCGCGGGGAGACGCCGGTGTTGTTCGAGGTGACGCCGGCGATCCCGGCCAAACTAGTCATTCGCGATGTTGATAGCAAGCCGACCATCGCGCGGCTGACATTTCGCGATGCGCGAGGGCGCGTCTATCCGCCTCAGGCGAAGCGGCTGGCGCCGGATTTGTTTTTTGAGCCGCAGATTTATCGCGGTGATGGCGAAACGGTGTTGCTGCCACCGGGAAAATTTACGCTCAGCTACACGCGCGGACCGGAATACCTTGAGAAGGAAAAAGACATCGTGGTGCCGTCACAACCACCCGCCCGAATCGAAGTCCAGCTTGAACGATGGATCGATCCGATGCAGCACGGCTTGGTTTCTGGCGATCATCACATTCATGGGGCCGGTTGTTCGCATTACCAGATTCCCACCGAGGGCGTGACGCCCGAGGACATGTTCCGGCAGGTGAAAGGCGAAGCGTTGAACGTGGGCTGCGTACTGACCTGGGGACCGTGCTTCGATTACCAGCGGCGTTTCTTTTCACCGGTTGCTGCGACGATCAGCGAACCCTTGACAGTGCTGAAGTATGATTTGGAGATCAGCGGGTTTGGTTCAGCGGCGCTTGGGCACGTGTGCCTCCTGGACCTCAAGAACCAAACGTATCCCGGATCGGACGGAACAAAGACCAAGGGCTGGCCAACCTGGACAGTTCCTGTGTTGCGTTGGACGAAGGAACAAGGCGGCGTGACGGGCTACCCGCATTCGGACTTGTTCGTCGATCCGCCGGCGTACGCCAAAAGGTATATGGCCCGACACGACAAGAATGCCGATGGTCTTCTGGATCGCAAGGAGGCGGAGAGGGGCCTGTTGCCCGGCGCGTTCGATAAAATCGACAGCGACGAAGACGGGAGGGTGAGCGCAACGGAATTGAACCAATGGGCGGAGCGCGAGGCCAACCAGCTGCCCAACCTGGTGCTGCCCGCAATGGGCGGTTCGGGGGCGATGGAAATTTTCGTCAGCACGGCGGCCGGCGTTTGTGATTTCATCAGCGCGATGAACACGGGCCGCGTCGGTGAGTGGAACACGTGGTATCACCTGATGAACTGCGGGTTTCCGTTGAAAGTCAGCGGCGAGACGGACTTCCCCTGCATGAGCAGCCGCCGCGTGGGACAAGGGCGTGTCTATGTCAAACTTGCGGACGGGCCGATCCGCAAGGTGGATTTTCACCAATGGTGCAGCGCGTTGGGCAAGGGACGATCCTATGTTTCGGACGGATATGCGCACGCGTTGGAGTTTACGGTCAATGGCGCGTCGCCTGGCTTCAAGAACGTTGAGCTGGCGAAACCCGCCAAAGTCAGCGTGCGGGCGAAAGTTGCGTTCGCGCCCGAGACTCCGAAGGCGGTCGCGCATGGCACTCTGGAATCCGCGGAAGGCCGGCGTTTCCTGGGCGACACGCGTGTGCTCCATGCGCCGCGGTCGGACGAAAGAATCCGTGGCGGTGAACGGCTCGTGGAGGTCGTCAGGAATGGCCGGACGGTCGCCAGTGCGGTGGTGCCGGCAGATGGCGCAGTCCACGAACTTTCATTTGAAGTCGAAGTCGAGCGGAGCAGTTGGGTGGCGCTGCGGCAGTTTCCCCAGCTTCATACCAATCCGGTCGATGTCCTGATCGACAACAAACCGATTCGCGCCTCGCGCGAAAGCGCCTGGTGGTGCGCGGAATCGGTCGAGCTGCTCTGGGAGAATCGCAGCCGGCACATCGCCCAAGGCGAACGGAGCGCGGCCCGCGCGGCTTATGACCAGGCGATTGAATTGTTTCAAAAGCGGGCGCGTGAAGCCACGGAGCAAACCGCGCAGTCAAACCGCCGGAGCGTGATCGGGAATTGA